The sequence ACCGCCGCGATTCCGGCCCGGCGGCACCCGGCAGCGAGTATCACCACGACGATCAGGATCAGAAAATAGAACTGGCCCTGCACGGACATCGACCACAGGTGCTGCATTGGGGAAACCGAGGCGTCGGCGGCCTGATAGTCGGCGGCCGTGGTCGCCAACTGCCAGTTCTGCACATACAGCAGCGACGTGACCAGCTGCTCGGCGACCACACTCCACTGAGTGAACGGTCGTGTGAGGACGGTGACGGCCGCGGTGGTCGCCAACACCACCACCAGCGCCGGCAGCAGCCGGCGGGCGGTTCTCCCCAGTACCGCTCGCATCGATGGGCCACCCCCGGCACCGGATCGCCGCAGCAGCATGCCGGTGAAGAAGAACCCAGAGAGCACCAGGAACACATCGACACCGCCGGACACTCGGCCGAGCCACAGATGAAAGATCACCACCAAAGCGATCGCCAGGCCCCGCAGCCCATCGAGATCGTGTCGGTACCGGTGCGGGTCGGCGCGGGTAGCGGACACCGGGGCGCTGGGCCGGTGCCCGGTTTCCGGACTCGCGCCGGTGTTCTGGCCCCCGACGGGTCTGCCGTGGGGGTGGGGATCGGTGTTCATCGGTGTCTTTTCGGTCGGCCGGCGTCGACCCGGTCCCTGGAACTCGTCGTCCGACAAGGGAAACGGGACCGGGAGGTTCAGATGTCAGCTGGCGGGTCAGGTCAGGTCGGCGAAGAGTTCGACCTGGGTGCTACGGCCGGCGGCGATGAGGATGTCCCCGTCGCGCACGACGGTGTCGAGGGCCGCGTGGGTGAAGTCCTCGCCGGGATGCTTGATCGCGACCACGGTGATCCCGTATTTGCTGCGGATCCCGCTCTCGGCCAGCGGGGACCCGATGATCGCCGGTGGGGCCAGGGTCTTGACCATGGCATAGTCCTCTTCGAACTCGATGTAGTCGAGCATCCGTCCGGTGACCAGGTGCGCGACCCGCTCACCCATGTCGTGTTCGGGCAGCACGACATGGTGGGCGCCGACCCGTTCCAGGATGCGTCCGTGCTGGCGGCTGGTCGCCTTCGCCCAGATGTTCGCGATCTCGAAGTCCGCCAGCAGGGAGGTGGTCAGGATGCTCGATTCGAGATCGGTGCCGATGCTGACCACGGCGTGCCGGAACTCCGGGATCCCGAGCTGCTCGAGAGCGTCCCGGTTGGTGGTGTCGGCGACGGCGGAGTGGGTGAGCTCGTCGGCGTAGCGCTGCACCCGTTCCGGGTCGGAGTCCACCCCCAGCACGTCGGAGCCGCGGACAACCAGTTCCCGGGCGAGGGAGCCGCCGAAGCGTCCCAGCCCGATCACGGTGACGCGGGGGACGTGGCGTTTCGGTGTTCTAGCCAACGATGGGTCTCTCCTCAGGTAGTTCGTAGCGGCGGCCACGTTCGCGCAGGGCGAGCGCGGAGGCCAGGG comes from Rhodococcus oxybenzonivorans and encodes:
- a CDS encoding potassium channel family protein, which codes for MARTPKRHVPRVTVIGLGRFGGSLARELVVRGSDVLGVDSDPERVQRYADELTHSAVADTTNRDALEQLGIPEFRHAVVSIGTDLESSILTTSLLADFEIANIWAKATSRQHGRILERVGAHHVVLPEHDMGERVAHLVTGRMLDYIEFEEDYAMVKTLAPPAIIGSPLAESGIRSKYGITVVAIKHPGEDFTHAALDTVVRDGDILIAAGRSTQVELFADLT